One Roseofilum casamattae BLCC-M143 DNA segment encodes these proteins:
- a CDS encoding DUF1818 family protein, whose amino-acid sequence MIREGNGWRVGWRPDAREYPALLAGADWAIELTNAELEEFCRLLQQLVDSLQHIAPELMDAEKITCEAEGSLIWMEVEGFPHFFSLHFILNTGRRMEGSWPDSVTPEVINALNLLGGF is encoded by the coding sequence GTGATTAGAGAAGGAAATGGCTGGCGAGTGGGATGGAGACCTGATGCTCGAGAATACCCGGCTTTACTGGCTGGAGCGGATTGGGCGATCGAACTGACGAATGCAGAACTGGAAGAGTTTTGCCGACTCCTCCAGCAACTCGTTGACTCTCTTCAACACATTGCTCCAGAACTGATGGATGCAGAAAAAATTACCTGCGAGGCAGAAGGATCGTTAATTTGGATGGAGGTTGAAGGATTTCCTCATTTTTTTAGCCTGCATTTTATCCTCAATACCGGTCGTCGTATGGAAGGGAGCTGGCCTGACTCGGTTACTCCAGAGGTAATTAATGCTTTAAATTTGCTGGGGGGG
- a CDS encoding DNA-directed RNA polymerase subunit omega, with product MLKRHSVESQELMRRAEDLISAASNRYRITVQVSHRAQRRRYEEFDNLDDPKMKPVIRAVIEMSDELTQPEIIGD from the coding sequence ATGCTCAAGCGCCATTCCGTAGAAAGCCAAGAATTAATGCGTCGTGCTGAAGATCTCATTAGCGCTGCATCGAACCGCTATCGGATTACCGTTCAAGTCTCCCACCGCGCTCAACGCCGCCGCTATGAGGAATTTGATAACTTAGACGATCCGAAAATGAAACCGGTAATTCGTGCTGTAATTGAAATGTCGGACGAGCTAACTCAACCGGAAATTATCGGCGACTAG